The DNA sequence ATCTTTGCTGGtggtgctggaactgcgtttctctgcattcctgctgaaaaaatgaCTTGGATGTACTGTTTTGTAGatcttttattttacttttcactTTGTGTTCTGTCTGTTCTATTTCTTTCTgtgaaccgcccccccccccataaaataatGAGGCTAGAGGCAAAGCTCATTACCCTTTTTGGGTTTGCTAGAAGATAGGCTTTAATGCGCACTCATAGGATTGCCCAAAATAAGCTGATCCCATTCATAtgtatagcgctggtagattttaatctaggtagataggtaaatctagtgggtcacttattaaaggaagttatatttgcctctgttccagcttggctgacgttgcgtgtagtttttacactgtgccggtgggtgtcgttgtcgccatgggccagtgttggaaaagcaacgtgttgaagtgtatgagtgcgcctctgtcccggagataactcggtggaggtggtcctccgagttgcattctaggagagggtatttatgggacagacgccatgttctagggttcgttttcagccacctgttggccctcctgtccgacaggtatgtgttaaaagtacgaccttgtggtcctccgttccggaggcccacgtcgctgcggcatgtgggtgggcccagaagcctgtctggggcctaccacagcagcagaggaatggtcctgagctgtctatcctgagtgaagaagctggacagccgagaagatcccaggggaggacccgtcatggaaggatcatgcagagtgctggtctggagaggggcctggtaacTCGAGTGGAGGACGTAACCTGAAGTAAtcctactgcatagtactgccgggttggcttaaaggttcaagtacagtactgtgtctgacattcgtcacaaaccaatacatcctgtggcagaggatcgtacgggtttcatttcaaacaagtctgtggcagagacttttgttcatgctacatactggctgctaggcaagtgagagaggcctatccaggcgggcaaagattcagtCCCACAAGGGGGTgactattcaactacaagtgtaCAATTCCAAAGAGCGCTCTAAAGAAtaataaagaaaggtatttgagcttccctgcagctttccttctgcctctttcctgctacttcctttatttgttcattaaagcattagaaaacctactcaagtgtttggtgcttatatcgtccagaggtaaactcaacggaaccctagacccgatgccggtgaaacagaggtatcgagagtgaaggtaacaagcccgctttaaaccagtagctccaccgagagttattgctacatatgaatatctatacaattttttattttgtattccagGAAACTTATGTTAAGAAAAATACATTGTCTGTCCAGCTCATTCTAGTTTTCTGGTTTTCTAGGACTTCaaaactttgagtcactgaccaacAAGCATGCAGCCGGTGAAGTCACAACTTTCTTACAACACAGGTTTCTGTTGACCACATCTTGAACTAGGTACGTTGAAGCTGGATAGGAGTCATGCTGTCAGATACGTTTATTGGGACTTTTCTGCACCAATCTTATGATGACCCTTTTCACCTCTTGATTCCTTAAGCTGTAAATAAGAGGATTCAGCATTGGTGTGACCACCGCATAGAAGACAGAAGCCACTTTGTCTTGTTTCTCCTGGCCACTGGAGGATGGATGAAGATAAGTACAGAAAACTGTAACATAGAAGATGGTAGCACACATAAGATGTGAGGAGCAGGTGCTAAATGCTTTCTTCCTGCCAGCCGAAGACTTTATCCGTAAGATGGAAGATATAATGAGAGTGTAAGAGACCAGAATGGTTGTAAGAGaacttaaggtaaaaaaacacacaaagaatAGGGTAATGTAGGTGCAGGTTTGGGGTTCAGAACAGGACAACCTGACCACTGGAGAGATATCACAGTAAAAATGGTCTACAAGGTTTGATTGACAGTATTCAAGACTGAAGAGGCAACCGGTCTGTGCTGATGAGTGCCCAAAGCCAACAGAAACAGTAAGAAGGACAAGACCAAGACATTTCTTCATTGTCATTATTAGGATGTAGTGTAAAGGGTGGCAGATAGCGACATATCGGTCATACGCCATGATTGAAAGGACAAAGACCTCTATACTAGCCAGAGCAACATAAAAGTAGAATTGAAGGGCACAACCAATGAATGAAATTAATTTCTTGTCAGACAGGAGATCAAAAAACATTTTGGGAGTTACAACTGAGGAGTAGAAGAGGTCCACCATAGAGAGATAGCTCAAGAAGTAGTACATCGGGGTGTGAAGGCTGGGCGAAATTTGTACAACTGCAACCATTCCAATGTTTCCGCATATGGTAATCATGTAGACAAGCAAAAAAAAGATGAAGAGGTACGGGGCAAATTCTCTGTCGTCAGTTAGACCAGAAAATTCAAACACCATCACTTGTGTCTTGTTGGCGTTGTTCATAGGCTTTTTGCTCTGTGACGACTGAAATAAACATATTAGTTGTGATCTACTGACAAGTTACACAAACTGGATATGTTTGTCTTACAGGACATCTAGTCAAGGGCATAGCTACAGATCATAGGATCCTTTACCAAAATCTTGGTGGGGCCCCCTCAGCAAACTCCCTACTGTTATTTATCCTTAGTATGTCTAAGTCCAGGAAAGGGAGCAGAAGAGCTGTCAAAAAAGTCAGTACATTACTTGGGACCACTGAGACTTCACAGCCTGGGGACTGTTTTAGGTATACAGGGTAATTTCAGTGCTGGCCAGGATAACCAGAAGCTCTGAGGGCAAGAAATCTGCCATGCTATGGCAACCAAACAATCTCCTCTTACTACATGGTCTGAAAAAGGTATGTGGTTAGCAACAACTGTTCTGAAGCCTCCTTTTCTACATCTGACGTCAGCTCGGGAGTATAGGGCCAGTGTCATGAATATGAATGAGCTTAGTGTTCAGTCCGAACATCAGTTTGGACCAGACACTGGCTGCTAGGATGTTCGTTTACGGGTCTGGCCTTGACTAGTGTGATAGCTTAcagctgtcaatggttgctaaggaagcagcatCCGCTGTGTCCTTACCTACCACTGATGTCAACCGGCCAattcacttacatggctgggaatcccTGCCCAGTTAAGCAAATGAGCGGGGAATGCAGCCTTACAgcattgcctaaatatggccacatggccatatttgggcaatgatgtcctCACTTATCCAGCTGTCAATAGTTGTAAAAGCAGAGGCTGCTTGCACCTGTTACTTCCTAACAAACCACTGTCGTCCCCTGGCTCTTTCACTGACATGGCTCAGAATCCCTGGACACATAAGCAAATTGGCAGGGAATGGGGTcttacatcattgcctaaatatggccacatACAATGTCCCCAttcaggggggggtggggggttcctTATCCCTCGTCAACCTTGTTTGTTtgtttggatggaggaatctttaaAGTTTTTTGTGTATGACCAGCATTAGGCTACAGCTATAGCAGAGACTCTGCCAATCCATAAATGGCCATTATCAGTGGCTGACAGGCCACCAAATGCTGCCATTCATA is a window from the Aquarana catesbeiana isolate 2022-GZ linkage group LG03, ASM4218655v1, whole genome shotgun sequence genome containing:
- the LOC141134871 gene encoding olfactory receptor 5AR1-like, producing the protein MNNANKTQVMVFEFSGLTDDREFAPYLFIFFLLVYMITICGNIGMVAVVQISPSLHTPMYYFLSYLSMVDLFYSSVVTPKMFFDLLSDKKLISFIGCALQFYFYVALASIEVFVLSIMAYDRYVAICHPLHYILIMTMKKCLGLVLLTVSVGFGHSSAQTGCLFSLEYCQSNLVDHFYCDISPVVRLSCSEPQTCTYITLFFVCFFTLSSLTTILVSYTLIISSILRIKSSAGRKKAFSTCSSHLMCATIFYVTVFCTYLHPSSSGQEKQDKVASVFYAVVTPMLNPLIYSLRNQEVKRVIIRLVQKSPNKRI